One genomic region from Gopherus flavomarginatus isolate rGopFla2 chromosome 20, rGopFla2.mat.asm, whole genome shotgun sequence encodes:
- the LOC127038334 gene encoding basic proline-rich protein-like, translating to MSTPVHSQHLAGNSHRPRDINALPWETSPQSHPGNANPSTAIPPERISASHGDVPGRHPHRAPPGNVNPSTAIPSERISASHGDVPGRRPHRAPPGNANPSTAIPPERISASHGDSPPGNANPSTAIPPERISASHGDVPGRHPHRAPPGNANPSTAIPPERISASHGDVPGRHPHRAPPGNANPSTAIPPERISASHGDVPGRHPHRATPGNVNPSTAIPPERISASHGDVPGRHPHRATPGNANPSTAIPPERISASHGDVPGRHPHRAPPGNANPSTAIPPERISASHGDVPGRHPHRAPPGNANPSTAIPPERISASHGDVPGRHPHRAPPGNANPSTAIPHERISASHGDVPGRHPHRAPPGNVNPSTAIPSERISASHGDVPGRRPHRAPPGNANPSTAIPPERISASHGDVPGRRPHRATPGNVNPSTAIPPERISASHGDVPGRRPHRATPGNANPSTAIPPERISASHGDVPGRHPHRATPGNANPSTAIPPERISASHGDVPGRHPHRATPGNVNPSTAIPPERISASHGDVPGRHPHRATPGNANPSTAIPPERISASHGDVPGRRPHRATPGNANPSTAIPPERISASHGDVPGRRPHRATPGNANPSTAIPPERKSTSHGDVPGRHPHRATPGNANPSTAIPPRGYQPPMAMSLGDIPTEPPPATSTPPQPSPLRGYQPSMAMSLGDVCTHKVNPSATTTTTTTLQRDINL from the exons ATGTCAACGCCAGTGCACAGCCAGCACTTAGCGGGCAATAGCCACCGCCCCAGGGATATCAACGCCCTTCCCTGGGAGACATCCCCACAGAGCCACCCCGGCAACGCcaacccctccacagccatcccCCCTGAGAGGATATCAGCCTCCCATGGCGATGTCCCTGGGAGacatccccacagagccccccccggCAACGTcaacccctccacagccatcccCTCTGAGAGGATATCAGCCTCCCATGGCGATGTCCCTGGGAGAcgtccccacagagccccccccggCAACGCcaacccctccacagccatcccCCCTGAGAGGATATCAGCCTCCCATGGCGAT agcccccccggCAACGCcaacccctccacagccatcccCCCTGAGAGGATATCAGCCTCCCATGGCGATGTCCCTGGGAGacatccccacagagccccccccggCAACGCcaacccctccacagccatcccCCCTGAGAGGATATCAGCCTCCCATGGCGATGTCCCTGGGAGacatccccacagagccccccccggCAACGCcaacccctccacagccatcccCCCTGAGAGGATATCAGCCTCCCATGGCGATGTCCCTGGGAGACATCCCCACAGAGCCACCCCCGGCAACGTcaacccctccacagccatcccCCCTGAGAGGATATCAGCCTCCCATGGCGATGTCCCTGGGAGACATCCCCACAGAGCCACCCCCGGCAACGCcaacccctccacagccatcccCCCTGAGAGGATATCAGCCTCCCATGGCGATGTCCCTGGGAGacatccccacagagccccccccggCAACGCcaacccctccacagccatcccCCCTGAGAGGATATCAGCCTCCCATGGCGATGTCCCTGGGAGacatccccacagagccccccctgGCAATGCcaacccctccacagccatcccCCCTGAGAGGATATCAGCCTCCCATGGCGATGTCCCTGGGAGacatccccacagagccccccccggCAACGCcaacccctccacagccatcccCCATGAGAGGATATCAGCCTCCCATGGCGATGTCCCTGGGAGacatccccacagagccccccccggCAACGTcaacccctccacagccatcccCTCTGAGAGGATATCAGCCTCCCATGGCGATGTCCCTGGGAGAcgtccccacagagccccccccggCAACGCcaacccctccacagccatcccCCCTGAGAGGATATCAGCCTCCCATGGCGATGTCCCTGGGAGACGTCCCCACAGAGCCACCCCCGGCAACGTcaacccctccacagccatcccCCCTGAGAGGATATCAGCCTCCCATGGCGATGTCCCTGGGAGACGTCCCCACAGAGCCACCCCCGGCAACGCcaacccctccacagccatcccCCCTGAGAGGATATCAGCCTCCCATGGCGATGTCCCTGGGAGACATCCCCACAGAGCCACCCCCGGCAACGCcaacccctccacagccatcccCCCTGAGAGGATATCAGCCTCCCATGGCGATGTCCCTGGGAGACATCCCCACAGAGCCACCCCCGGCAACGTcaacccctccacagccatcccCCCTGAGAGGATATCAGCCTCCCATGGCGATGTCCCTGGGAGACATCCCCACAGAGCCACCCCCGGCAACGCcaacccctccacagccatcccCCCTGAGAGGATATCAGCCTCCCATGGCGATGTCCCTGGGAGACGTCCCCACAGAGCCACCCCCGGCAACGCcaacccctccacagccatcccCCCTGAGAGGATATCAGCCTCCCATGGCGATGTCCCTGGGAGACGTCCCCACAGAGCCACCCCCGGCAACGCcaacccctccacagccatcccCCCTGAGAGGAAATCAACCTCCCATGGCGATGTCCCTGGGAGACATCCCCACAGAGCCACCCCCGGCAACGCcaacccctccacagccatcccCCCGAGAGGATATCAGCCTCCCATGGCGATGTCCCTGGGAGACATCCCCACAGAGCCACCCCCGGCAACGTcaacccctccacagccatcccCCCTGAGAGGATATCAGCCTTCCATGGCGATGTCCCTGGGAGACGTCTGCACACACAAAGTCAACCCCTCcgcaaccaccaccaccaccaccaccctccaaAGGGATATCAACCTCTGA